From a region of the Zingiber officinale cultivar Zhangliang chromosome 10B, Zo_v1.1, whole genome shotgun sequence genome:
- the LOC122029214 gene encoding LOB domain-containing protein 24-like, whose product MEQRETISACAACKKMSRECPPDCIFAPYFPATSTSFDCVQRIYGCDNVGRILQSLPVEERRVAAESLVFQAKARIRDPIFGCVGYICFLQHYLAQIDREIQETEAEISAAGYQPPQPPPPEQHWHQIPQMLEMPQIPSTPPPQETTRTEKKNG is encoded by the coding sequence ATGGAGCAGCGGGAGACGATCTCGGCGTGCGCAGCATGCAAGAAAATGAGCCGCGAATGTCCGCCGGACTGCATCTTTGCGCCTTATTTCCCCGCGACCAGCACCAGTTTTGACTGCGTGCAACGCATATATGGATGCGACAACGTCGGGAGGATTCTCCAGAGTTTGCCGGTCGAGGAGCGCCGGGTGGCGGCGGAGTCGCTGGTGTTCCAGGCGAAGGCGCGCATCCGTGACCCTATCTTTGGCTGCGTAGGCTACATTTGTTTCCTCCAGCATTACCTCGCCCAAATAGATCGTGAGATACAGGAGACCGAGGCTGAAATTTCTGCTGCGGGCTATCAACCACCGCAACCTCCACCACCGGAGCAGCACTGGCACCAGATACCTCAGATGCTGGAGATGCCTCAGATACCTTCGACGCCACCACCGCAGGAGACGACTAGGACAGAGAAGAAGAATGgatag